A single Entelurus aequoreus isolate RoL-2023_Sb linkage group LG11, RoL_Eaeq_v1.1, whole genome shotgun sequence DNA region contains:
- the setd2 gene encoding histone-lysine N-methyltransferase SETD2 isoform X3 — protein sequence MDEACDMQHFVKDEGSGASVKVEGLSKAALIKSLSPRVMLSNHLLPKGAKMKVNLEDQGRQKVSFSFSQTKKPLHSLFVIPSSPERSDADSLTASPQPTVDKGKAADSKNEQKQTRTSLNEQTPSQVPGFAAKLKMDLAKMHFKKQILSVSITRQKRASLDSEETPTCDLLGMQKSTNNSVIKFPSTQHQIPISVSPSKDSNKDSSESRLLSSLKKLAASPGKEERFCSNEQDGNTYRRKTRSQTGTEMDENPIQMSSRHKSSDSKSKSNSESISKAATRRSSPGSHGDEKEKSSSRKFENHERSSSYTKPDRDSRYTSLRSMRTEKDRRRSRSRSRSQSRSRGSRTSSSYSRSERLRTDRGSRTEKSYYHDSDRRSYRSPPRRDRRRSRSRNDRTRESSGSEDDHHKTRSRTNDANKSSSYLSSQKDYKSSSYSKSGKTSKDTHYSSEFDKKSQSSLSISERTSKRFSESDSQRKSSPGVELRYYKSSTHHIEETSKKSNSLNLQTLDHVKHYHENHPKNNLVEIEADQRTELQANSGLEEKFREHADGNPESVQMTCSPEKTSEHDNDICHNLNEKTTHKTIETCLPGEKEISNHTAEKRECDHQDAEETMRESLCNSLDGRKSSLEGVKEHASIIPSSESLQHADVPLKGINDVKECFSLHTSDVTSDDAVESLLSSSDGKVCNQDVKDVDTSQGSKSIFTIEDIPFTLDVQNGKPEDEVGKAVTPIEQADTNPPLQSETPCKTETLMTLEQPNTDDAKTTSSATKKSRWDIVGQKNPGSDDSQQANYEESEQYIEKLFCVKKIEFSTNESTPEPERHSISGKGCERLMQADCYDDQEEHLQGDTGIEKTNPVPPLCNSDAPQVNNTTQMQSWNSNLKEKSGGQSEASDSENSDYDSDCGKASKRLHSVVVVPKNSSLTSESRDTGAFSGSPVNKPEPHNSSINSCELRYQSNSQQRLEGVVSNSSMLCQSQSNTIDSTSHSEGTTSAGVSQPYLTGPISVHEGIPNPPHSLDISIHNQQLQHYVNSVDGTLTHYQHSSIVDVNNMTSGFNQSWNFSQPELPSSTYQQPDSSHGPLLPNCKLLEAVPKEQQHGHHNLSWHHQGSNIQTSQNLYQHLHEQYHDRASEIHPDSLTNDHDDYCRAKLSLLNKTAIEYSGPPGSTGFVQGHEISSNSRCSAVPDPPREISFKAHRSRGPPKKRRPEIESDSDNEAEAGPAGKRDRLLGELEEAKESQVKAEVVRPSLALRDFQDSSKWKELAKTKKMPPYFDLIEENMYLTERKKSKSHRDIKRMQCECPMLPKEERSRGMLACGDDCLNRLLMIECSSRCLNGSYCSNRRFQMKQHADFDVILTEDKGWGLRAAKDLSSNTFVLEYCGEVLDHKEFKARVKEYARNKNIHYYFMALRNNEIIDATLKGNCSRFMNHSCEPNCETQKWTVNGQLRVGFFTTKAVAVGTELTFDYQFQRYGKEAQKCFCGAPSCRGFLGGENRVSVRAAGGKMKKDRSRKSALTTVDEELEALLENGEGLYDEKQVVSLCRLMVRVETMEQKLTCLKLIQDTQNPSCLKQFLDHHGLSLLWIFMVEISEAKGNNANNIKLQSQILKALAVLPISTKNMLEESRILTFIQRWAQTKTLLQPTEMDGYSSENTSRAQTPLNTPDGSSTKVGPESDGDASKPAVYQRPKIISENSLDSALSDASKASDGKEEEEEDDDEEEDESTQGAVSDKQLKVDTASEPANLVNETQEDEVKDVKKEKQEETEMASASQDQPHSEDIKNPTELELEQKDAEVKVETIDELKKELEESDKFSVEQQTSKTAAESTNVVNDQPLGETLQEPDIQTVEMDVTDTPIEQPAEEVIAEEVVGEAKALTADKAIPGTDIQADESAIIAPPSSDTPEVSIPAEVTTAPLDPTAPLDPPVIGTPSQDEEEAVSDVESERSQEPQVSALDISSMAARLLDSWKDLKEVYRIPKKSQVEANDRSRDRDTTLTSRNTSGSREKDREKERDRDRDYDRDWDRERDRERDRDRERDRDRERDRDRDRDRDRDKTPRSSERRRRRSTSPPSSYERSSRRTEERFDPPKTPRGIGVKERNKLSTEERRKLFEQEVAQREAQKQQQQLQQQQQQLQQQQLEQQQQQQHQQQQQQLQTMAYDPALAYASSSGFITYPPGYPIQTFVDPTNPNAGKAAPASTISQHIATGNITPADTQQYAQPAVGAQDTGVSVLSVPPPAAPQVQGQQNYTTLWDPATQQAVTVQTQQTQQYTAAPAPPPTPTAIYYQGQPCQTIYSIPTAYPQTNTPVIQAYSEPAASYLHGQTVYPGHQQGVVVQQGGTVTTIVTSQTVQQEMIVPNNVIDLPPPSPPKPKTIVLPPNWKVARDPEGKIYYYHISTRQTQWDPPNWDGSSDTTTLDHDSEMDLGTPTYDENPSKFSTKTAEADTSSELAKKSKETFRKDMSQFIVQCLNPYRKPDCKLGRICNTEDFKHLARKLTHGVMNKELKACKNPEDLECNENVKHKTKEYIKKYMQRFGAVYKPKEDTDVY from the exons TTATCAAAAGTCTATCTCCCAGAGTCATGCTGTCCAATCATCTCTTGCCTAAAGGGGCCAAGATGAAGGTCAACCTGGAGGATCAGGGTCGTCAGAAAGTGTCCTTCAGCTTCTCACAGACCAAGAAGCCACTGCACAGCCTCTTCGTTATCCCCTCCAGTCCAGAAAGGTCTGACGCTGATTCACTCACTGCCTCGCCACAGCCAACAGTCGACAAGGGAAAAGCCGCTGACAGCAAAAATGAGCAAAAGCAGACACGCACCTCGCTAAATGAACAGACACCCTCACAGGTTCCAGGCTTTGCTGCTAAACTGAAAATGGACTTGGCCAAGATGCATTTCAAGAAGCAAATACTGAGTGTGTCGATAACTAGGCAAAAACGAGCATCTCTTGATTCAGAGGAGACACCGACCTGTGATTTGCTAGGTATGCAAAAATCGACAAATAACAGTGTAATCAAGTTCCCAAGTACCCAGCATCAGATCCCCATCAGTGTGAGCCCCTCTAAGGATTCTAACAAGGATTCATCTGAGAGTCGGCTACTGTCCAGCCTCAAGAAGCTTGCTGCATCTCCAGGAAAAGAAGAAAGATTTTGTAGTAATGAACAGGATGGTAACACATACAGACGGAAAACCAGGTCGCAAACTGGCACAGAAATGGACGAAAATCCTATCCAAATGTCTTCTAGACACAAATCATCTGATTCTAAAAGTAAAAGTAATTCGGAAAGCATTAGCAAAGCAGCAACAAGAAGGTCTTCACCTGGGTCACATGGGGACGAAAAGGAAAAAAGTTCATCTAGGAAATTTGAGAATCACGAAAGGTCATCTAGTTACACAAAACCAGACCGCGACTCTAGATACACATCATTGCGGTCAATGCGAACAGAGAAAGATCGCAGAAGATCCAGATCCAGGTCCAGATCGCAATCTAGATCTAGAGGCTCTCGAACAAGTTCATCTTATTCCAGATCAGAGCGATTGAGAACCGACAGAGGTTCCCGCACAGAAAAATCCTACTATCATGATTCGGATCGCAGATCGTACAGGAGTCCTCCGCGCAGAGACAGGCGACGATCTCGCTCGCGCAACGACAGAACTCGGGAAAGTTCTGGCTCTGAAGATGACCATCACAAGACGAGGTCAAGGACAAACGACGCCAATAAATCATCTTCCTACTTGAGCTCTCAGAAAGATTACAAGTCTTCATCTTACTCAAAATCTGGGAAGACATCTAAAGATACACATTATTCATCTGAGTTTGATAAAAAAAGTCAATCCTCATTGTCAATATCAGAAAGGACTTCAAAGCGGTTCTCAGAGTCTGATTCCCAGCGCAAGTCATCTCCTGGTGTAGAATTAAGGTACTATAAGTCTAGCACCCATCATATAGAAGAAACCAGCAAGAAATCAAATTCTTTGAATCTGCAGACGTTGGATCATGTAAAGCATTACCATGAAAATCAtccaaaaaacaacttggttGAAATTGAGGCAGATCAAAGGACTGAATTACAGGCAAACTCTGGTTTAGAAGAGAAATTTAGAGAACACGCAGATGGTAATCCAGAGTCAGTACAGATGACCTGCTCGCCAGAGAAAACCAGTGAGCATGATAATGACATATGTCACAACCTCAATGAAAAAACAACGCATAAAACCATAGAAACGTGTTTGCCTGGTGAAAAAGAAATATCCAATCATACAGCAGAGAAAAGAGAATGTGACCACCAGGATGCTGAGGAAACCATGAGAGAGTCACTATGCAACAGTTTAGATGGAAGAAAATCAAGTCTCGAAGGTGTGAAAGAACATGCATCAATTATACCTTCAAGTGAAAGCCTGCAGCATGCCGATGTACCCCTTAAAGGAATAAACGATGTGAAGGAATGCTTTTCTCTTCATACATCAGATGTGACATCAGATGATGCAGTGGAAAGTTTACTCAGTAGTAGTGATGGCAAAGTGTGCAACCAAGATGTGAAAGATGTTGATACTTCCCAAGGTTCAAAGTCTATATTTACCATTGAAGACATACCTTTCACACTCGATGTCCAGAACGGTAAACCAGAGGATGAGGTGGGTAAAGCTGTGACTCCCATTGAGCAGGCTGACACAAACCCACCACTGCAATCTGAGACACCCTGTAAAACTGAGACTCTTATGACACTTGAACAGCCAAACACAGACGACGCTAAAACAACGAGCAGTGCAACTAAAAAGTCCCGATGGGATATTGTCGGGCAGAAAAACCCAGGGAGTGATGATTCACAACAGGCAAATTATGAAGAGAGTGAACAGTATATTGAAAAGCTTTTTTGTGTAAAGAAAATTGAATTTTCCACAAATGAAAGTACACCAGAACCTGAAAGACATTCTATATCGGGGAAAGGGTGTGAGAGGCTAATGCAGGCAGATTGTTATGATGACCAAGAGGAGCATTTGCAGGGTGACACTGGCATTGAGAAAACAAATCCCGTCCCACCTCTGTGCAACAGTGATGCACCACAGGTCAACAATACTACACAGATGCAGAGCTGGAATAGTAATTTGAAAGAGAAATCTGGAGGCCAGAGCGAGGCCAGTGATAGTGAAAACTCTGATTATGACTCCGATTGTGGCAAGGCAAGTAAACGATTGCACTCTGTAGTGGTAGTCCCAAAGAATTCATCCCTTACAAGTGAATCACGTGACACTGGAGCTTTTTCAGGCAGTCCAGTGAATAAACCAGAACCCCACAATAGCAGCATTAATAGTTGTGAACTGCGATATCAAAGCAACTCTCAACAAAGGCTAGAGGGTGTTGTATCCAACAGTAGTATGCTTTGTCAATCCCAGAGTAATACGATTGACAGCACCAGTCACTCTGAGGGAACCACCTCTGCGGGCGTCTCACAGCCTTACTTGACTGGTCCCATCAGTGTCCACGAAGGTATTCCTAATCCACCCCATAGCCTTGACATTTCCATACATAACCAACAACTGCAACATTATGTTAACAGCGTGGACGGGACACTCACCCATTACCAACATTCTTCAATTGTTGACGTCAATAACATGACGAGTGGATTCAACCAGAGTTGGAATTTTTCACAGCCAGAGCTGCCCAGTAGTACATATCAACAGCCAGACAGCAGCCATGGACCACTGTTACCAAACTGTAAACTTTTAGAAGCCGTTCCTAAGGAACAGCAACATGGGCATCATAATCTCTCGTGGCATCACCAAGGCTCCAACATACAGACAAGCCAAAATCTCTACCAACATTTGCATGAACAGTATCATGATCGTGCAAGTGAAATCCACCCAGATTCTCTCACTAATGACCATGATGACTACTGCAGGGCTAAACTATCCTTGCTTAACAAAACAGCCATCGAGTACAGTGGACCCCCAGGTTCGACAGGTTTTGTGCAAGGTCATGAAATTAGCAGCAACAGCAGGTGCTCTGCAGTCCCTGATCCCCCAAGAGAGATCAGTTTTAAGGCCCACAGGAGCAGGGGCCCACCAAAGAAAAGGCGGCCAGAGATCGAGTCTGATTCTGACAATGAGGCTGAAGCTGGACCTGCGGGCAAGAGGGATCGTCTATTAGGAGAGCTCGAAGAAGCTAAAGAAAGTCAAGTCAAAGCTGAGGTGGTGCGGCCATCACTCGCTCTACGGGACTTCCAAGACTCCAGTAAATGGAAAGAACTGGCCAAGACAAAGAAGATGCCTCCTTATTTTGACCTAATTGAAGAGAATATGTACCTAACTGAGCG AAAGAAGAGTAAATCTCACAGAGATATCAAGAGGATGCAGTGTGAGTGCCCAATGCTGCCCAAAGAGGAGCGTTCAAGGGGAATGTTGGCTTGTGGGGACGACTGTTTAAATCGGCTGCTGATGATCGAATG CTCCTCACGGTGCTTAAACGGGTCTTACTGCTCGAATCGACGCTTTCAAATGAAGCAGCATGCTGATTTTGATGTCATCCTCACAGAAGACAAAGGCTGGGGTCTCCGTGCAGCTAAAGACTTGTCTTC AAACACTTTTGTGCTAGAATATTGTGGGGAAGTGTTGGACCACAAAGAGTTCAAAGCAAGAGTGAAAGAATATGCACGCAACAAGAACATCCACTACTATTTTATGGCTTTAAGGAATAATGAG ATCATCGATGCAACACTGAAGGGTAATTGCTCTAGGTTTATGAACCACAGCTGCGAGCCCAACTGCGAGACGCAAAAG TGGACGGTCAATGGCCAACTTCGAGTTGGCTTTTTCACCACAAAGGCAGTCGCTGTGGGAACCGAGCTGACATTTGACTACCAGTTTCAGAGATATGG GAAAGAAGCCCAGAAGTGCTTCTGTGGAGCCCCCAGCTGCAGAGGCTTCCTAGGAGGGGAGAACAGAGTCAGCGTCCGAGCAGCTGGAGGGAAGATGAAGAAAGACCGTAGTCGAAAGAGTGCGCTCACCACG GTTGATGAGGAATTGGAGGCCTTACTAGAGAATGGTGAAGGGCTCTATGATGAGAAGCAAGTGGTGTCCCTGTGCAGACTTATGGTCCGTGTAGAAACCATGGAGCAGAAACTCACCTGTCTCAAGCTCATACAA GATACTCAGAATCCTTCATGCTTAAAGCAGTTCTTGGATCATCACGGCTTGTCTTTGCTCTGGATCTTCATGGTGGAAATTTCTGAAGCCAAAgggaacaatgctaacaacatcAAATTGCAATCACAG ATCCTGAAGGCCTTGGCTGTGTTACCCATCTCCACTAAGAACATGTTGGAAGAGAGCAGGATCCTGACCTTCATTCAACGATGGGCCCAGACGAAAACACTCCTTCAGCCCACTGAGATGGACGGCTACTCCAGCGAAAACACCTCTCGGGCTCAGACGCCCCTCAACACCCCTGACGGTTCCTCAACCAAAGTGGGACCAGAATCGGATGGGGATGCCTCAAAACCGGCTGTGTACCAACGCCCCAAAATTATCAGCGAGAACAGTCTGGACAGCGCCCTCTCTGATGCCAGCAAAGCGTCTGACGgcaaggaggaggaagaggaggacgatGATGAGGAAGAAGATGAATCAACACAAGGCGCAGTTAGCGATAAACAATTAAAGGTAGATACTGCGAGTGAACCAGCTAATCTGGTAAACGAAACACAGGAAGACGAGGTAAAAGATGTTAAAAAGGAAAAACAGGAAGAGACAGAAATGGCTTCAGCTAGTCAAGACCAGCCTCACAGTGAAGATATTAAAAACCCTACAGAGTTGGAGTTGGAGCAGAAGGACGCTGAAGTAAAAGTGGAAACAATTGATGAACTAAAGAAGGAACTTGAGGAATCTGACAAATTTAGCGTAGAGCAGCAGACTAGTAAAACAGCCGCAGAAAGCACTAATGTGGTAAACGACCAGCCTCTGGGTGAGACTCTGCAGGAACCAGATATCCAGACAGTTGAAATGGATGTTACTGACACTCCAATTGAGCAGCCTGCAGAGGAGGTGATTGCAGAGGAGGTGGTTGGAGAGGCAAAAGCATTGACGGCTGACAAAGCTATTCCAGGCACTGATATTCAAGCAGATGAATCAGCCATTATTGCTCCCCCAAGCTCTGACACCCCCGAGGTCAGTATACCCGCGGAGGTCACAACAGCCCCTCTTGATCCAACAGCCCCTCTAGATCCGCCAGTGATAGGAACGCCTTCTCAGGATGAAGAGGAAGCTGTTTCAGATGTGGAGAGTGAGAGGAGTCAGGAGCCTCAAGTCAGCGCTTTGGACATTAGTAGCATGGCTGCCAGGCTACTGGACAGCTGGAAGGATCTCAAG GAGGTGTACAGAATACCAAAGAAGAGCCAGGTGGAAGCTAATG ATCGCAGTCGAGATCGTGATACAACTTTGACATCACGGAACACCTCTGGTAGCCGTGAAAAGGATCGTGAAAAGGAACGGGATAGGGACCGAGATTATGACAGAGACTGGGACAGGGAGCGGGACAGAGAAAGAGACCGGGACAGAGAAAGAGACCGGGACAGAGAAAGAGACAGAGACAGGGACAGGGACCGTGACCGAGACAAAACTCCGCGTAGCTCTGAGAGACGAAGGAGACGGTCGACATCCCCGCCTTCTTCTTATGAGAGGAGCAGTCGGCGAACTGAGGAACG GTTTGACCCGCCAAAGACACCAAGGGGCATTGGCGTCAAGGAGCGCAACAAGCTTTCTACAGAGGAACGCAGGAAGCTGTTTGAGCAGGAGGTTGCTCAACGTGAAGCCCAGAAGCAACAACAACAgcttcagcagcagcagcagcagcttcagCAACAGCAGCTTGAGCagcaacaacagcagcagcatcagcagcagcagcagcagctccaAACGATGGCCTATGACCCTGCCTTGGCCTACGCTTCCAGTTCTGGCTTCATCACCTACCCACCTGGATATCCCATTCAGACCTTTGTGGATCCCACCAACCCAAATGCAGGCAAA GCAGCCCCTGCGTCGACTATCTCTCAGCACATCGCCACTGGCAACATCACCCCTGCTGACACCCAGCAGTACGCCCAGCCCGCTGTCGGTGCCCAGGACACTGGCGTGTCCGTCCTCTCCGTACCTCCCCCAGCGGCCCCTCAGGTGCAGGGCCAGCAGAACTACACTACTCTGTGGGATCCAGCCACCCAGCAGGCTGTCACCGTGCAGACACAACAGACACAGCAGTACACTGCAGCTCCAGCACCGCCTCCCACGCCAACAGCCATTTATTACCAAGGCCAGCCGTGCCAAACCATCTACAGCATCCCCACTGCTTATCCTCAGACTAACACTCCAGTCATACAG GCGTATTCTGAGCCCGCAGCTAGCTATCTGCATGGACAGACTGTGTATCCTGGTCATCAGCAAGGTGTGGTTGTGCAGCAGGGAGGCACAGTCACCACCATTGTTACTTCCCAAACTGTCCAGCAG GAAATGATCGTACCCAACAATGTGATAGATCTGCCGCCTCCTTCCCCACCGAAACCCAAAACTATCGTTCTACCTCCCAACTGGAAAGTAGCTCGGGACCCTGAAGGAAAGATCTACTATTATCATATTTCGACAAG gCAAACCCAGTGGGACCCTCCCAACTGGGACGGAAGTAGTGACACAACTACTCTGGACCATGATTCCGAGATGGACCTGGGCACTCCCACTTATGACGAAAACCCCTCTAAg tTCTCAACCAAAACAGCTGAAGCAGATACTTCCAGTGAATTGGCTAAAAAGAGTAAAGAGACATTCCGCAAAGAT ATGTCCCAGTTTATAGTGCAATGTTTGAATCCCTACCGCAAGCCGGACTGTAAACTTGGCCGCATCTGCAACACAGAAGACTTCAAGCACCTTGCAAGAAAG